The DNA window CAACGCCCCTGCGTACCTTCAGCTTGCGAATATCTGGATGATTCTGAACGTTGGAGGCGGGCCGACCCCGGATAAGCCAACGGTAACGCTCAGCGTCCCCGACCCGAATCACATCAACAGCTTTATGAATTTCCGCGTCGCGGATATTCAAGCGTGCTATGAATTATGGAAAAGTCGAGGAGCCGAGTTCATCACGGAACCGATACCCAAGTACGGCGAGATACGCTGCTACATCCGCGATCCTGACGGATATATTATCGAGGTCGGACAGAGCACGGATCTTAAGTACGGTTAATTCGGCCCGGATGGGATGCGGGTTTAAACGCTTACGGAGACCGAGTGACGGGTTTTGGCCCAATTCGAACCGTTTAACGAGTTCTGGCCTCTGTGTCTACGGCAGGCGAGTGGCCGGGCAATTCCTGGAGCTGCTACAGTCGCTGATTGCGGATGCGCGTTCCTCGCGTTGAGAGCTATTTCTTCTTGCTTGTCCCGCCGCCCTGCTTTGTGCCCGTGCCTTCCCAAGCGGTGTTCCAGGTGGCGCCCCCGTCGGTGGAGAACTCGTATTTCATGTTGTGGGAGGTTGGAGAAGTTTCGGTCAGCGTGAATCGTCCGTTGATCTTCTGTCCGCCAATCTCGATCTTTGTCCAGGTCCAAGTCTTGTCATTGACCGTGCCAATCGAGTGACCTGCTTCGCCCATGCTGTTGAATTCGTCATAGGTGTATTTCTTCTTGTTGGCGTCGTAGCCGGAGTAGGCCACGCCATTGCCGGTCATTCCTGTGCCTTCCTTGAATGTGCTCTTGGTGATGAGGAAAAATCCGCCCAGTCCCCAGGCGTTCTCCTCGCTGACGGTGAATTTGCCTCCCGGGCCCCAGGGACCGGGAGCGCTGGTTCCGGTAATGCTCCACGAACCCTCAAAAAACTTCAGCCGCTGCAGTTCAGGCGCAGGCTTGGGAGGTGCCGGCGGATTCTGGGCCGCAGCCATCGAAATCAACAGCAACGCAGCAAATGCCGCACACACTAGTCGTTTCATTTTCTCTTTTTCCTCCTGAGGGAAGTCAGGCGCACATCATAGAGAATCTCGCCCGCGATAATGCCTGTTCACAACAGTTTCGTGCGATGCGACGTGCTCGCGTCCCAAGACGGGAACGACTGCAAAACAGTTTACGCGCGTGCCGCACCCTTCCAGATCACGCTAATCAGAAGACCCGCGTTGCTCAAGTTGAGATACGACTTCATCAGCGTCTTGTTTCCGAAAGACACAAAATGCTGAAAGGAAAATGTGGACGAAACGCACCTGATGATCACGTGTGAACTTGTCGAGACGTACCTCTGGCGCGCTTACCTCTGAAACTTGGTAGTAGTCTCGGCAGGTAAGATAAAACTTGCCAGCGCGACGGCTCTGAAATCGCAGAAGCGCCTCGCACACGCGTTACGTTTCAGAACCTTCCCTGCGGTCGCGGAGGGGAAGCGCCTATTTCGAGCCCGGGCGATCCCGTTCTTCCTTCAGCTTCACAAACCACAGGTAAATTTCGTCGACTTTCGCGATGTCGTCCGCGAGCAGACGCGGGTCGGAGTAGGCGTGAACGTCCTTTCCACTGTGTCGCTGCTTGAGCGCATCAATAATCTGAAACAACTCCTGCACCTTGGCGTGCATGACCCGAAGATCGGCGACGATGCGGACTTCCTCGATCGTGAGACTGGGTGCGGTGGGCGGCGATGGCTTCAACAGGCGCGGGGGCATGGACGGAATTATACCGAGCACCGCAACGCGCACGAAGAACATTCCCGCTATAGCAAATGGAAAAGCCATCGGTCAAACCGATGGCTGCGGGCCGGAATTTGCGGCTGCCACTATCCCTGCACGTTGATCTTCGAGAACGACAGCACCGCGCGCCCGCTGGTTGGCTGGCCGAATGCGGTGGCCGGACGAAACGTAGTGAAGATCAGCATGTTCTCCAGTTGCGGCTTGATCTGGTCCGCTTCCTTCGGAGATGAAAGAATGCGGTAGTCCTGCACGCGCCCGTTGGCGTCGATGTAAGCCTCAACCACGATGGCGTCGGCATTGATGTGCTCCATGCCGGCCGAGAACGGGGATTGCGCCAGCACCGGCGGCGTGTAGAGCATGGTGGGCACATCGTTGTTGGCTTGCACGGGAAGCGCGAACAACCCGATCAGCAGGCCGAAGAACACAACCGCGCTCAGCACGCCTGCGGTGGCCGGCACCATGGAGGCATGCAGTGCGTTCTCCAGTCGTACTTGCAGGCCGGTGAAGGAACGGGCGCGTGCGCGCGCCGCTTCCTGCGAGAGTGCGACGCGCAGCTTGAGGGCAAGGTCCGGGGGCGCCTGGCGACGTTCCAGCGAACTCACCGCCCGCTGCGTCGCGCCGAGCAGCACGTAGTCCTGATTGCAAGCCTCGCATTGCGCGAGGTGATTGCCGAGGTCCCGCATCTGGTGGCCGGTCAGCACGCCATCCAAATACGGCGAGAACAGCGACCTGGCCTGCGAGCATTTCATGACGTAACCTCTACCTTCTGGCCGGCACCCGACCTGAAGCGACCCAATTCCACATGGCGGCCGCTGAGATGGGATTCCAGGCGCTTTTTGAGCGCTTCGCGCCCGCGGGTAATCCGCGACTTCACGGTTCCGAGCGACGTCTCCATGACTTCCGCAATTTCTTCGTAGGAAAGTTCCTCGATCTCGCGCAAAACGATAGTGGTGCGGAAAGGCTCGTCAATGTTGCGCAGCTCCCGTTCCACCATCACCTTGAGCTCCTGCTGGACAAAACTTTCCAGCGGTGAATGGTTGCCATCCACCAGCTGGTTTGCCAGTGCCGGCCGGTTTTCACCGTCGGCCCTGGTTTCGGGCTCAATCGACATCTCACGCGCCTTGTGCCGGAACCACCAGCGCTTCCGGTTCGACGCCTCGTGCACCGCGATCCGATACACCCAGGTTTTCAGGCTCGAAGAACCGTTAAAGCGTTTCATTCCGCGGAACACTTTCAAAAAAACTTCCTGGGTGGTGTCGGCCGCGTCGGCAGGATCGGAGACGATACGGTAGACGAGGCTATAGATAGGTTGCTGGAACTGGTCGATCAGCCAGGCGTATGCATCCTCGGAGCCGGCCTTCAGTTCGGCGACGATGGTCGCCTCTTCCGAGGGAATCCCGAGCGCGCCTGCAAAGTTGCCCAAGGTGGTTGCTCCCGCCATAGCTCTCATGGCGTCACCCCCACATTAGCATCATCTTTGACCAACAACAACATACGGAGGTACCAGCCCGTCGCTCGTACCGCTATGCCCTACAGCTACTTAGACTCCGCATGGGACGAATAAGTTCCCACACGAAACTCCGGCAGCGGGACGGACGCGTAGAATTATCCGGTGGCTATCAATGCCCGGTTTTTCGGCCCATAGACAACCAACAAACCAAAGCACTTGTCAGCACATCACAACTGGATTGCAGTTCCAGAGCATGTCTATGAGAAAGATCATTGTTCTCCTGCTAGCGATTTCCATGGCTGCGGCCGCGGCGGCACAGTCCAGTTCTCCCCCGCCGCGATACCCTTCGCGTCCGCCTGTGCAGGGGCCGCCCGCCGGCACGCCAGCCACCAACACAGCCGACGTTGCGAATCTGGCGAAGTTGGATCAGGTGATCGAGAGCGCTCGCGTTGACTTGGCCCGTCTGCGAGTGGACAAGTGGAAAACGGACGCCGCCACGAAGCGCCAGGCGGAGGCGAATGCCGATTCCATCCAGCGCAACATGACCACCGCGCTGCCGGGTATCGTGCAACAGGTCCGCGCCAATCCGGGCAGCGTGGGAGCGACGTTCAAGTTGTATCGCAACCTGAATGCGCTCTACGACGTGATGTCGTCGCTCACCGAATCGGTGGGAGCATTCGGTTCGAAGGATGACTACCAGGCGCTGGGGACCGATACTGCGAACCTCGATACGTTTCGCCGCGCCCTTGCCGACCAGGTAGAAATGATGGCGACGGCACGAGACACCGAGGTGGCGCAATTACAGGCGCGCGCGCGCCAAGCAGCCGCGACCGCCGCGGCGACGCCGTCCAAGAAGGTTGTCATCGATGATAATGAGCCGGAGAAAAAGCCGGCCAAGAAGACGACCAAGAAAAAGACAACAACCGCGAGCGATGGGTCGCAGAACCCTCCCCGATAGAGCAAGAGTGCGAGGCGTTTGACTCGCGTGCTTTCACTGCGCGAAAATGAAGAGTCCCGCAAGCGGGATCTTTCCTCGAGTGGGCCTGTGGCGCAGCTGGGAGCGCGCTTCCATGGCATGGAAGAGGTCGTCGGTTCGAGCCCGACCAGGTCCACCAGATCTCCTAATCCACGGCTGCCAACGATACCGAATCGGAATTGCCGGTAACCGCATCTTTGTTACTACAGACTGCCTGGAACGCAACAATCTGGTTCCAGAGTGCGTCTTAATAGTGTGTAGTGTGAAGTGCCCAGGGCGCCCAGCATGGCCCACACGAAACGAATCCGCCGCACTCCGGCGGTTGTGATATTGGTCTGGACGCTGACGCTCGTAATGAGCGCAGAAGGAGGCGCCGCGCCCAGCCAATGGCGCGTTCACACCGGCGCCGTTGCGCGTGCTGAAGCTCCGCAAAACATTCTGCATTCCCTGATCGCCTCCGGCCGGCTGGACGATCTGCGCTGGCCCGACTTCTCCGACTACCGAAGCGAAGTGACCAAGCTCTATGCGGGCTCTCATTTCGCCCCGATTTGGCTGCGCGATGGAAAGCCCACGGCGCAGGCGTTGCAGATGATCGCCGTCTTGCAGGAGGCGGATGGCGAAGCGCTGCGCGCCGAAGACTACGACTCCTACCGCTGGCTGGAGCGGCTGGCATACCTGCAACGTCCGCATTCGACCGCTGATGAAATGCGTTTCGACGTGGCGTTAACGGTGTGCGCGATGCGCTATGTGTCGGACCTGCGGGTGGGAAGGATCAGCGCGCCCAGCTTCCGGGTAAGGTTCACCGACGCCAGCAGAGAACAGGAGCTGCACCTCTTCGTTCGGCTGCGGTTGGCGGAAGCAAACGACGTGGGAGCTGAATTGGCGCGCATCGAGCCGCGCTTTGTCGCCTACGGCAAGCTGCGCGATGGGCTGGCAAAGTACACGCGGCTGGCGGCCAAGGACGACGGCGAGCAGTTGCCGGTGCCGCAAGGCATGGGATATCCAGGGCCGCCCTACCCCGGTTACGCTCGGCTGGTGCGGTTGCTTCGCCTGGTGGGAGACCTGCCGGAGAGCTATTCGACCGAAACCGGCCGGGAGCAGGTGTACGACGCCACCTTGATGCAGGCCGTGCGCCGGTTCCAGAAACGGCATGGATTGCAGGCCACCGGCTATCTCGACGACGCCACCATCCGGGAGCTGAACGTGCCGCTCAGCTACCGGGTCGAGCAGATACGACTGGCGCTGGAACGGTTTCGGTGGATGCATTACGACTTCCGGCGTCCCGCCATCGTGGTGAATATCCCGGAGTTTCGCCTGTATGCTTTCGACAAGGACGGCAAGGCCGCCTTGCAGATGAAAGTGGACGTCGGTGACGAGTTCAACGGGCGCACGCCGGAAATGGACGCGACCTTGAGCTCGGTGGTCTTCCGTCCCTATTGGTACGTGCCGCCGCACATCGCCAGCGAGGAATGGGTGCCGTTCCTGGCGACCCACCGCAATTTCCTGGCGAGTAACGATTATGAAGTTTGGACCTCCGGCGGTAAACGAGTGTCCTCCGAGGTGACCGAAACCTCGCTGGCCGAGATGCGAGCCGGGCGGCTGCGGATCCGGCAGCGCCCGGGTGATCACAATCCCATGGGCGCCGTGAAGTTTGTGCTTCCCAATCCGCACGGCGTTTATCTGCACGATATTCCGCTGCGCGACGTGAACTTTATTGTGCCGGAACGGCTTGTCAGTCACGGCTGCGTTCACGTGGAGCACCCCGCCGAATTGGCTGCCTGGGTGCTGCGCGACCAGCCGGGCTGGTCGGTGAAGCGGGTGCAGACGGCGATGCAGGGGCACGGCGAGCTGGCGGTGAAGGTGGCCCATCCCTTGCCGGTGCTGATTGTCTATGCCACCGCCACAGCCTCGGAAAACGGCGACATTTACTTCTTCCGCGATATCTATGGCTACGATGCCAGCCTGAAAGAAGCTCTGGCCAGGAGCTACCCTGCCGCGAGTTCCCAGAATCTAAAGTGATCGGTAGAAAGTAATGAAGGGTAGGTAAGATCCTGGTTGTATACTCCGGGCCTAGTGATCCCCAAGAGAAGGTTTTTACCGCTGCTGCTGGCAGCGGCGCCGATCATGCTCGCCTGGGCTGCGCCCACCGTCGACCAAGTCAAGGTCGATCGCGTTCTGGTGCTCAAGAAAGAACACAAGCTGCTGTTGTTGAGTGGAACGCGCGTCGTGCGTAGCTACCGGGTGGCGCTGGGACGCGGCGGGATTGCTCCCAAACGGCAGCGGGGAGACGGCAGGACGCCGGAGGGACTGTACACGATCGACTGGCGCAATCGGGCCAGCAAGTATCATCGCGCGCTGCACATCTCGTATCCGCAGCGGTGGGATGCGGAACGGGCGCAAAGGCTGGGAGTGAATCCCGGCGGCGACATCGAAATCCATGGACTCGGCGACGAGTATGACTGGATCGGTGCGGACCATCGGCGTACCGATTGGACCGAGGGCTGCATTGCCGTGACCAATTCTGAAATCGACGAAATCTGGAAATTGGTTCCGGACGGAACACCGGTAGAAGTACGCCGCTCGGGTGGACATGCCGCCACGCTGCAACGCGTCGCCAGGCACTGACCAAATCGGGAACTCCTCAGGGTCATCTCAGGTAACAAATCTGCGCCCGGCAGCCGGCGGCGGGTGGAGCATGGTGGCAGCGAAGCTGCGGGAGGTAAATCATGCCCTGCCCGAAACTGAAGGACTTCCTCGACCGGAACGAAATCAAGTACGAACTCATTCATCACCCCACCACTTATACCGCGCAACTAACGGCGGTCTCCTCGCACCTCAGGCCGGAGGAACTGGCGAAGGTGGTCATGGTGAACCGCGACGGCAAGCTGGCGATGGTGGTGGTGAGCGCGTCGCGGCGCGTGGACATCACGGCGCTGCACACCGGCAGCGCTGCGTCGTCACTGCGTCTGGCCAGCGAACTGGAATTTAAGCAGCGTTTTCCGGACTGCGATGCCGGAGCCATGCCGCCCTTCGGCAATCTTTACGGGATGGATGTATTCGTGGACGAAGGCGTGGCCCGCCAGGCGAGCATCGCTTTCAACGCGGGCTCGCATGAGGAGGTGATACGCCTGGCGTACGAGGACTTCGAGCGCCTAGTGAAACCGAAGGTGCTGAAGTTCTCCACCGCGGCGGAGCGTGCGCCGCGGCTCAGAATAGACGACCGGGTCTGGTAGGCAAACAAAGTTCAGTTTCAGCAATTGCGGGCCGAGGTGTGTCCGGGCTACGAGCGCTTTTCGTACTTGCAGGCAAACTCGCCCTTTTTATCCGGCCGCCGAGGATGGTTGGCGACGCGCACGATACGGGCGGGGACGAAAACGTTAGCGCCACCTTCCGTGTAGGGGACCGCGACTTCCAGATAGGTCATGTTTTGATAATCGACGAAGGTGCGGAAGCGCACGCCGCCGCGGGAAATATCGACCACCTCCACAACCTCGTCCTTCATTCCAAGGCGGCGGATGCAGGCGCGGATATTCTTCATGGCGATTCGCGCATGCTTGCGTTCGTTACCGGTGCGCGGCGCCGCCGGTGGGACAGCCGGCTTGGAAACATCAGCGCCTGACGACACCAACTCCACCTCGAGCACCTGCGCGGGAATGTGCCATGGGGTTTCGTTACCGCACCTCCCGCATGCCAGGTTCACAACGCCAATGTTCTCCAGAACCATCATCTCGACCTCTGAAAGCTCGGAGAGTCGCCGCGTGGCGCAGCGCGAGCACTGCAGCACCGTGCGTCCGGCGCCGGAGATATCCGGTGTCGTGGGAAACTGGACTCCCCAAAATGCGGCGCCCGAAGTAGAAAAGATGTGGATGCCGTAGGCCATCTCCTCATCGCGAATGCCCACCATTCCGACGATGCGGGCAGTGGCCGACTTTTCGTCGAGCAGAAGGCGGACCTGGTTGCCGATGGTAAGGCTGACCGCGGTTATGATCATGCCGCCGTCACGGGTGATGACCTCGGTGCGCGAGGAGGCGGTGAAGTCGCGCCCGGAGCTGTCGACGCCGGCGAGCTGCAAGGGAATGGTGCAATGCACCCGGTGACTGGTGCGCTGCTCGATCTTGGCCGTGCTCGCGGCTTCCCCCGTCTGCGTCATGGCGAAGTCCTTCCGTGAATCAGCAAAGAAGCCGCCGCCAGTCGCGGCGAGAGCGAATTCCGGTCGCGTCTGGCGGCAGCTGACGCAGATGGCGGCAGGGTCGGCGTAGCTCAGTAGCCCATCAAGACGTCGATTTCGTCGGCGATGGCCTGCTCGTCCTCGGGTGAGATTTCGACGAATTCCACGCCGATTCCGACGCCGGGAAGGCAATAGCGCACCTCGGCCCGGGCGTGAATGAGGTAGCCGGAGCGGCTCAGGCTGAACTCCAGCTTGAGCACAGCACCTTCCGGGAAGTGCTGCGGAATGTGGATGAACATGCCGCGCGGACTGATATCGGGAGCGCGTATGGCAATGTGCTCGCTGCGGCCTTCGTACACAATGTTCAAACCGCGATAGGTGGCGTAGCGGTCGAACTCGCGGGCGGGTACGGTGTGTTGCCTGGAATCGGAACTCATGCCGGCGCTCCTTCGGCGCGTTTGCGGGCGATGGGAGCGGCGACCTGGCGGGTGCCCGCGCCGCAGTAGGGACAGAACAGGAACGCGGGCGCCAGCGCGCGACCACAATTCCGGCAACGGACGGTGACCGCGTTATCAAAGGGCACGACGCGCAACACCTCTTCCATGGTCGTGATGCCTTGCTTCACCTTCTCGAGGGAGTCTTCCTGCATCAGTCGCATACCGCCGCTGCGGGCCAGGTTGCGGATCTCCTCATCCCGGGCGCCAGCCCGGATGGCGGAGCGGATCTGCTCGTCCATCAGGAGCAGTTCGTAAATGCCGACCCGGCCCTTGTAACCGGAGTTGTCGCATTCCGTGCACCCGACGGGAACGTAAGCGTTGCTATCGAAATCTACAATGCCGGCGGCGAGCAGCCGCTGGGCGTGGTCCTCGGTCATGGGCGCCATGTCACGGCAGGCACAAAGTTTGCGAACCAGGCGCTGTGCCACCACCGCGGTCACCGAGGCCGCGATCAGGAACGAGGGCACGTTTAAGTCGAGCAGGCGGGTGATGGCCGCGATGCTGTCGTTGGTGTGCAGCGTGGACAGCACCAGGTGGCCGGTCTGCGCCGCTTGCAGGGCGATTTCCGCCGTTTCCTGGTCTCGAATTTCGCCGACCATGATGACGTTGGGATCCTGCCGCAGCATGGAACGCAGGCAGCCGGCGAAGGTCAGCCCGGCTTTGGGATTGACCTGCACCTGGTTGATGTCCTCGATGCGGTACTCAATCGGATCCTCAACCGTGATGATGTTGACCGATGGCGAGCGCAGCGTGTTCAGCGAGGCGTAAAGCGTCGTGCTCTTACCCGACCCGGTAGGGCCGGTAACCAGCATCATGCCCTGGGGCGCGGAAAGAACCTGGGCCATGGCAGCCGCGTTGTCCGGCGCTAAGCCGAGCTTCTCGAAGCCGACCCGGCTGGCGCTGGGGTCCAGCAACCGCATCACGACCTTTTCCCCGGCGTGAGTGGGCAGCGTGGAGACGCGCAAGTCGAGGTTGCTCTTTCCGATCTGCACCAAGAAGCGGCCATCTTGCGGGACGCGGCGCTCGGAGATATCCATGTCGGACAGGATCTTGATGCGCGAGACCAGAAACGATGTCAGTTCGGACGGGATGTGGGTAAGCTCGCGAAGCACACCGTCAACACGGATGCGCACCACCGTGCCCAGAGGCTGCGGCTCGATGTGAATGTCGCTCGCCTTCTTGGTCGCCGCGGCCGACAAGATCGCCGAAACCAGGCGCACGGCCGGGGTCTTCTCGTTGCGGAGCTCGGCCTCGAATTCTTCCATGGCCGCTTTGTTCCGTTCGCTGGAACTGGCGGTGAAGAACTGCATGTCCGAGATATCTACCTGGTCGATAAAGGGAATCGCCTTGGCCGGTATGGCTGCGATATCTTCCTCACTGGGCTCCACTTCTGCATAGCATTTGCGGATGGCTTCTTCGATTTCAGAGCGGAAGCCCAGCCGTGGGACGACATCCATGCCGGTAATAAAGCGGAGCTCGTCCAGGCTCTTCAGGTTCTGCGGCTCCGCCATGACGGCGACAATCCGTCGCCCTTCGATGACCAGCGGCAGAACCACGTAGCGTTCCGCCACCTGCTGCGGCACCAGCTTGAGGACAGCCTTCTCCACGGTAGCGAAACGCGCGTCCACGTAGCGGAATTTGGTGACTTCCTCGAGCGCGGAAACAAGATCTTCTTTGCCCACAAAGTTGCGTTGCAGGAGGAGTTCACCGAGCAGGGAAGAAGTGCCCCCCTTTTCCTGCTGCTCGAGAAGGACCTGATCCAGGTCTTCCGATTTAACGCGTTTGCGTTCGCGGAGAACCTCTCCAAGGCGTTTTTTTCTATGTCCCGACACGGTGCCCCATTATGCCTTAGCGACAGCCGGGAAGCTCTTGCTTAGGCGGCAAAAAAATACCCTATGTCCCGGCTGGCCGCGAGTTTACTGATTTCCACAAAGGGGAGAATATCGCCTGTGAACGCAAAGTGTTCAGGAGTATTTCTTCTTCCTGTAGACAACTTTGAGTCCCTCATTCTCCAAAATGCGGCGAATCTGGTTTTTGGCATGCGTGGCCCAGGGGCCGGCGCTGTCCAGACGAACGTAGGCCCGCCAATGCTGCAGGGCGGCCCTCGACTGGCGCGTCTTCTCATAGGCGAGCGCCAGATTGTAATGTGCGTCGGCATACGTGGGCGCCAACTGGAGCGCCGTCTTGTAAGCCTTGATCGCCTCCGTCACCCGGCCGGTTTCGTCCAACACATTGCCCAAGTCGAAGTAAGCAAGCGCATAGCGTGAATCAGCTGCCACGGCCTTGCGATAATGTGACTCCGCCTTAGCGTAATCCTGACGGTTGTAGTAGAGCGTGCCCAGGTTGATGTAAGCGGCGGCATGGTCAGGATCGAGCTCAAGCACTTTGCGGTAGGCGGCGATCGCTTCACCCTGCGAGTGCGGGTGTTCCTCCAGCGCCACGCCCCGAGCGAAGTATTCCGAGGCGGTTTCGGCGGTGTGTATGCTCTTGACATTGGCGGGCACCACGCGATCGCTGGGGCTGAAATCCATCACAAACTGGCCGCTGGTCGGCTCCAGTGCGTGACCTTCGTGCCGAAATGCGACCCGGGTGCCGGTGGAAAATGTCCCGGCTTCAAGGAGCGGGTTCTCCATGCCGGCTACCTGCTTCAGCATCGCCTGCAACGACTCACGGATGACCGCGGAGCGCACGCGCTTGGCGCGCAGATCGCGAATTTTTTTCATTTGCAGGAGATCAAAAAAAGAATAGCTGTCCGCGACGGCTACCAGTCCGGCTTTTTGCCACTGCGCCAGCTGGCGCGCGGTGATGCGCAGGATGCGAATTACGTCCGCTCGACGATATCGGTGCACTGGGTTCCTAGCGCCAACACCTTGCTTGGAAACACATTATGAAAATGCGGTGGGGCGAACGCAAGGGGAAAGTTTTCCTCACATGTTAATAACTGCCGAGACCAAATACACCGAAGGTCAATAGCACCGCACGTCAGCAGGTCAATAGGGAGCATGGCCCACCGGTTGGCCGTTGTCGCGGCCGCGCTGAACATCGCCGTTGACGTGTTGGCTCACCACGGAAGCAGGATTGTGCTCTTTACGCCTGCCGTCGCGACCGATAGAATCTGAGTCGGGCCGACGTAGCTCAGTTGGTAGAGCAGTCGATTCGTAATCGACAGGTCATCGGTTCAAGTCCGATCGTCGGCTCCAGAAAAAGCTCTTAGCTCTCTGCTTTTGACTGCGGCAGTTTCGCTGCCGGTTTTTCCCAGCCTCTACATTCCTGCTCTTCTCCTGGATCGTTGAAGCTCGCAATCAAATTCAGTGAAGCGTGCAACTGCGGCCGCTCGCTAGAATCTAGCTACGCTAAGAGCCAAGAAGTTTTTTCAAAACGAAAAGGCCACCCGGCAACTCGGGCGGCCTTTTCTTCAAGGGAGAATAGTTCCTTACGGAGGGTTAGCACCGTCAGAAACTTTTTCTGGCGAAATCTTATGTATGGCTAGAGGGGGTGTCAAGGATTTTTTCCAAATTAAATCCCTGTGTTTTCAACAACTTAAGTAAGGTGCGAAAATTGCCATCACCGAAGTGGAAAATGACAGTTTTGCCCGAACGAATATGGCAACTCATTTCAAATCAGTACCTTATCTCCCTCAGGCGAGGCTCGGAACCTAACGCAGCAGCTTCAGTTCGATGATTTCCACGTCCTGGGAGCGATCAAAAACGCGATCGG is part of the Terriglobales bacterium genome and encodes:
- a CDS encoding VOC family protein, giving the protein MNSVQIEQKSYEMPPREGISIAHFLTVIDIERSARYYEKVFGARILSLGDGNAPAYLQLANIWMILNVGGGPTPDKPTVTLSVPDPNHINSFMNFRVADIQACYELWKSRGAEFITEPIPKYGEIRCYIRDPDGYIIEVGQSTDLKYG
- a CDS encoding DUF1579 family protein, coding for MKRLVCAAFAALLLISMAAAQNPPAPPKPAPELQRLKFFEGSWSITGTSAPGPWGPGGKFTVSEENAWGLGGFFLITKSTFKEGTGMTGNGVAYSGYDANKKKYTYDEFNSMGEAGHSIGTVNDKTWTWTKIEIGGQKINGRFTLTETSPTSHNMKYEFSTDGGATWNTAWEGTGTKQGGGTSKKK
- a CDS encoding anti-sigma factor; translated protein: MKCSQARSLFSPYLDGVLTGHQMRDLGNHLAQCEACNQDYVLLGATQRAVSSLERRQAPPDLALKLRVALSQEAARARARSFTGLQVRLENALHASMVPATAGVLSAVVFFGLLIGLFALPVQANNDVPTMLYTPPVLAQSPFSAGMEHINADAIVVEAYIDANGRVQDYRILSSPKEADQIKPQLENMLIFTTFRPATAFGQPTSGRAVLSFSKINVQG
- a CDS encoding sigma-70 family RNA polymerase sigma factor, encoding MRAMAGATTLGNFAGALGIPSEEATIVAELKAGSEDAYAWLIDQFQQPIYSLVYRIVSDPADAADTTQEVFLKVFRGMKRFNGSSSLKTWVYRIAVHEASNRKRWWFRHKAREMSIEPETRADGENRPALANQLVDGNHSPLESFVQQELKVMVERELRNIDEPFRTTIVLREIEELSYEEIAEVMETSLGTVKSRITRGREALKKRLESHLSGRHVELGRFRSGAGQKVEVTS
- a CDS encoding L,D-transpeptidase family protein, producing MSAEGGAAPSQWRVHTGAVARAEAPQNILHSLIASGRLDDLRWPDFSDYRSEVTKLYAGSHFAPIWLRDGKPTAQALQMIAVLQEADGEALRAEDYDSYRWLERLAYLQRPHSTADEMRFDVALTVCAMRYVSDLRVGRISAPSFRVRFTDASREQELHLFVRLRLAEANDVGAELARIEPRFVAYGKLRDGLAKYTRLAAKDDGEQLPVPQGMGYPGPPYPGYARLVRLLRLVGDLPESYSTETGREQVYDATLMQAVRRFQKRHGLQATGYLDDATIRELNVPLSYRVEQIRLALERFRWMHYDFRRPAIVVNIPEFRLYAFDKDGKAALQMKVDVGDEFNGRTPEMDATLSSVVFRPYWYVPPHIASEEWVPFLATHRNFLASNDYEVWTSGGKRVSSEVTETSLAEMRAGRLRIRQRPGDHNPMGAVKFVLPNPHGVYLHDIPLRDVNFIVPERLVSHGCVHVEHPAELAAWVLRDQPGWSVKRVQTAMQGHGELAVKVAHPLPVLIVYATATASENGDIYFFRDIYGYDASLKEALARSYPAASSQNLK
- a CDS encoding L,D-transpeptidase family protein encodes the protein MYTPGLVIPKRRFLPLLLAAAPIMLAWAAPTVDQVKVDRVLVLKKEHKLLLLSGTRVVRSYRVALGRGGIAPKRQRGDGRTPEGLYTIDWRNRASKYHRALHISYPQRWDAERAQRLGVNPGGDIEIHGLGDEYDWIGADHRRTDWTEGCIAVTNSEIDEIWKLVPDGTPVEVRRSGGHAATLQRVARH
- a CDS encoding YbaK/EbsC family protein, producing MPCPKLKDFLDRNEIKYELIHHPTTYTAQLTAVSSHLRPEELAKVVMVNRDGKLAMVVVSASRRVDITALHTGSAASSLRLASELEFKQRFPDCDAGAMPPFGNLYGMDVFVDEGVARQASIAFNAGSHEEVIRLAYEDFERLVKPKVLKFSTAAERAPRLRIDDRVW
- a CDS encoding PilZ domain-containing protein → MTQTGEAASTAKIEQRTSHRVHCTIPLQLAGVDSSGRDFTASSRTEVITRDGGMIITAVSLTIGNQVRLLLDEKSATARIVGMVGIRDEEMAYGIHIFSTSGAAFWGVQFPTTPDISGAGRTVLQCSRCATRRLSELSEVEMMVLENIGVVNLACGRCGNETPWHIPAQVLEVELVSSGADVSKPAVPPAAPRTGNERKHARIAMKNIRACIRRLGMKDEVVEVVDISRGGVRFRTFVDYQNMTYLEVAVPYTEGGANVFVPARIVRVANHPRRPDKKGEFACKYEKRS
- a CDS encoding PilZ domain-containing protein; the encoded protein is MSSDSRQHTVPAREFDRYATYRGLNIVYEGRSEHIAIRAPDISPRGMFIHIPQHFPEGAVLKLEFSLSRSGYLIHARAEVRYCLPGVGIGVEFVEISPEDEQAIADEIDVLMGY
- a CDS encoding ATPase, T2SS/T4P/T4SS family, giving the protein MSGHRKKRLGEVLRERKRVKSEDLDQVLLEQQEKGGTSSLLGELLLQRNFVGKEDLVSALEEVTKFRYVDARFATVEKAVLKLVPQQVAERYVVLPLVIEGRRIVAVMAEPQNLKSLDELRFITGMDVVPRLGFRSEIEEAIRKCYAEVEPSEEDIAAIPAKAIPFIDQVDISDMQFFTASSSERNKAAMEEFEAELRNEKTPAVRLVSAILSAAATKKASDIHIEPQPLGTVVRIRVDGVLRELTHIPSELTSFLVSRIKILSDMDISERRVPQDGRFLVQIGKSNLDLRVSTLPTHAGEKVVMRLLDPSASRVGFEKLGLAPDNAAAMAQVLSAPQGMMLVTGPTGSGKSTTLYASLNTLRSPSVNIITVEDPIEYRIEDINQVQVNPKAGLTFAGCLRSMLRQDPNVIMVGEIRDQETAEIALQAAQTGHLVLSTLHTNDSIAAITRLLDLNVPSFLIAASVTAVVAQRLVRKLCACRDMAPMTEDHAQRLLAAGIVDFDSNAYVPVGCTECDNSGYKGRVGIYELLLMDEQIRSAIRAGARDEEIRNLARSGGMRLMQEDSLEKVKQGITTMEEVLRVVPFDNAVTVRCRNCGRALAPAFLFCPYCGAGTRQVAAPIARKRAEGAPA